The genome window ACGTGGCAGTGCAGTCCCATCTCTTCCAATCCGCTCCAGAATTGCTCTGCCGTTTCGCGGTGGCGTTGCCAACGGGCTTCCAACCCTTCTTCCGCAACCACGCTCAGCGCTTCGCGGAGGGCGTAATTCATGTTGATCGGCGCAGTGTGATGGTAGGTTCGGCTGCCGCCCCAGTAGTTCATCAGCATCGTCATATCCAGATACCAGTTGGCAACCCGCGTTTTGCGATTGCGCAATTTGTTGACCGCGCGCTCGTTGAACGTCAGCGGCGCGATGCCGGGCGGGCAGTTGAGGCATTTCTGGCTGCCGCTGTATGCAGCGTCAATTTTCCAGGCATCGATAAACAGCGGCACACCGCCGAGACTGGTGACGGTATCCGCGAGCAGCAAACAGTCGTATTGGCGACACAATTCGCCGAGCTTTTCCATCGGCTGGCGGGCGCCGGTGGAGGTTTCCGCATGAACGATGCCCATCACCGCCGGACGGTGTTCTTTCAGCGCAGCTTCAATTTCTTCGACGGAAAACACTTCGCCCCACGGTTTGTCGATGCGCACCACTTCCGCGTTGTATCGCGATGCCATGTCAATCATCCGCAGCCCAAAATAACCGTTCACCGCAACCAGCATTTTGTCGCCCGGTTCAATCAAATTGGCAATGCTGGCTTCCATTGCGGCGCTGCCGGTGCCGCTCACGGGAATGGTAAATGTGTTATCTGTCTGAAATGTGTATCGCAGCAATTCCTGCACCTCGTCCATCAGGCTCAAAAATTGCGGATCGAGATGCCCGACCTGCCGCGTGCCGATCGCCTGCAAAATACGCGGATGCGCATTGGACGGTCCCGGACCGAACAAATATCGCGGCGTGATGTCCAGTTGTTTGGCTTTCAGCCGGTGTGTGTCGTTGATGGGTAAATTTGCCATGGTTTTTCCCCCTTCAATGCAAATTTGTCGATATATTTTTCAAACATTTATTCGGGATGAAAATAGGTAAAATCGATATACAGCCAGATGGTGCGGGAATACTGGAAAAACACCGGCACGCAAATCACTAAAATTGCTGCAACAATTGCCAGATTTGTGCCGATCGGAACGCCTTTGAACAGCAGCGTCACCCAAATTGGCGTGATCAGAAAAACGGAAAACAGCCAGTTGATCACCATTGCGCCGGTGTAATATCCCTGCTCGCGATCAAATTTCATATCGCAATTAATGCAGTGGTCATTCATCCGAAAAATGCCGCTGAACAGCTTGCCTTTCCGGCATTTTGGGCAACGGCGGGTCAATAATCCAAAAATGTTCATTTCGCAAACTCTGTTTTTTTATCGTTCAATTTAAGCGTATTTGGCTGGATTGAAAAAAGCTTTTTTTAGAAAAGTGAACAAATGCACGAGTTAGGTTTTCCGAAACGGCAGCACCAGTCGCCGCCCGGCGGCAAATGCAACCAGTTGCAACAAACGGGTTTGCATGAACACATCTGCGAGCAAAGTAACAGGAATTTCCGGTTTTCCGCACAAAAAAACCGGTCGCCATTCCGGCAAAAATTTATTTTTGAAGCGATATAAACCGCGATAATCGTACGCAAAGCGCACCGTTTGACCGGCAAATTTTACCAATTTTGCTGTCCGGCACATTGGCGGCGCGGTGTAAAAAAACGGCGCTTCGCCAAGGCTCCAGCGAAAATGTCCCTCATCCCGAAGTTGCTCAAAAATGGCCGCAAACAACGCTTCCATAATTCCGGCCGGTGATTTTCTGGCTTTCAAAATGAGTTCCGTGTGCCAGTTACCCGGAGCGGATGCTGTGAGCAGCACAGCGCCAAGCCATTGTTTTTGCTGCGTTTGAAACACAAAACACCGTTGCCCGGATAACAAATCGCTGCGAAATAAATAACGCAATTGTGGTTCCAACCCGTGCCGGGAGTGCACCTGCAACGCCGCGAATTTTCCGGCATTTTCGGTTGAAATTGCAACTTCGGCGGCGCTTCCCCAGCGGTTCCCCCGGCGCACCAAATCACGTAATGATCGTTTATCGAAGTGATTACCGCGCAAATTTAACAGCGCTTCGCTGCCATTGGGCAGCGTTTGCCATTTCATTTTCGCCAAAAAATCTGCAATTTGCGGTGGGCAGCCACGCAAATATATTTTTTCGCGATGCTCAAGCTGCGTCCGGTAAAATTCGCGAAACGTTTGTCCGTCCGGTAAATTAGCGAAAAACAGCCAGCGGTAGCAGGAAAATCGCAATTGCAATTCCCGCACATCCGGTTGTGCAACCGGTTGCCGCAGCCAGCTCAACGGCAGTTCGTTTTCGGGGTAATTTTGGTTTAATTGTGGCATTTGCAGAAAAAATATGGCGGGAAACCGCTCACCGGATAAATGTTACCAACCAGCGGCGCAGCAAATCCAGCGCAATCGCGGCGTAGAGAAAAATTACCAGATAGCCAAACCAGCGACGAATCTGGTTGAGATCGTTTACGCCGATTTCCGGGGACAGAAAAACGTTGCCGGCGCGAAGTCCGAGCACGTTGGGGCTTTCCGGGCGGGGGAGCCAAATCTGAATGTTGTCCGATTGCCGGAGCGCGCTCAACAGCGAGTCCGCGCTGATGTAATTTTGCCACAATTTTGGCGGAAAATGATAGCCTCTCCCCGATTCGATCAACACGATATCGCCGCCAATTTTTTCACCGCTGATGGTCAGCGTCGGGCTCACGCCTTCCTGCTCAATTTTGGCGTCGGTCAACACCATTTGGGTTAAATTTTCAACGGAACGTTCGGGGAAAAACAGCAGATATGCCACCCATAAAAAGGTGGTGATCACAATTCCGTAAATCGTGCTTTTGTTAATATTTAGCGATGTTTTTTCTGGCAATATAATGTCCTGTTATTTGGCTATTTTGGGAATTGGCACTTCGATGAGCTGCGCAGGCGGAAACACCTCGCGATTTTTGCCGTACTGGCGCACCTGAATCTGAAATCCGAGGGTTTCACCGGGATTTATTTGTAAATCCGCAAACGAAATTGCCGCTTCAAAAACCGATTTCATGCGGAATTTTGGCTCGAGCAATTCCCTTTTGGTTTGGCGGGTGCGCGGTTCAAGCTTCTCTAAAATTCCGCGCAACGGCGAAAATAGCAGGTTGAAATTTTGGGGCATTTTTATCGATACCAGAAATTCGTAAAACGGGTCCGGCATTTGAAAAAAATCGATGCGGAAAAAAAATTGCGTGTCATTGTATCCCACTAATAATTTGCGAATCACCCGTTGCGCACGCGGTAAATTTGCGGCATGCACATGATCGCTGTCGTAAACCGCTGCGCCGCTCCATTCCTGCACATCGTGCACTTCGCCATCAATTTTCGGTTGAATTTGCGACAGCGGATGAACCGCGGCAAACCGGTCAAAATGGGTACGTTTTATGGTTTGATACAGCGCTGCAGGCACTTCGCCACCCGCCAGTTTGTAAACATTCATCAAATGTTCGCGAAACAGCCGGTCAAATTCCATATCCTGCGATGATGCATGTTCGTCGCCATACCACCAGCACCAGTCGGAGCCTTCGGCGATGTAAATCTGCTCCCACGCCGCTGCGCTGGTTTCGCCGGAAAGCACGCCTTTGGACTCGCGCATCACCAAAAAATCGCGGGCTTCTTTTAACAATTGCCAGGCTTTCCGGTCCTCTTCCCCGGCAATCCAGATGTTAAAATTGGCGTTCAGCCGACTGCCGGGATGCAATTGCTCCAGCTTTTGGCTTTGCGGTGCGGTTGCCAAAAAATCGCTGTGGGTAAGGGTTTTCAGCAAGGGATCGGCGCTGATTTTTGCGAACAGTGATTCCAGAAAAGTGCGTCCGCCGTCGCTGTAATATTCCCAACTGTTCTCGCCATCGCAAATGATGCTAACGAGATGATCCGGCAATTGCGCCTCGCCGGCGGTGTGGATAATTTCCTGCCGGATGGTGTGCAGGCGCTGGCAAAAATCGGTTGCCGCATCGTCCGCATCCCAGTTGCCATAAACAAAACTGATGGCGTCTGACAAATATGCATCGCGGAAAAATATTTTGATGGAATCGCCGGTTTTATCGTGCCAATGCGGTTGGTGCAACTGATGCTCCGGCGCGTTTCCAAAAGTGCTTCGAACAAAAATACTTTCGTCTGTCGCCACCCATTTAATGCCCTGACGAGCGATTAATTTGATGGTATCCGCAGAAAGCGCGCCTTCCGGCGGGAGCAACCCGGTCGGTTTTTTGCCAAAATGTTGCTCAAAAAATGAGAGTGACATTTGAATTTGCGCCCGCGCGTCTTCCGGATGACGAAACGGCGGATCGGGCAGCTCAATTTCCTGTCCGGATGCGTTGGCAATGCCACTGTCGATCAGCAGCGGCAATATGGGATGATAAAAAGGTGCGGCTACCAACTCGATTCGTTTTTCCAACCACGCCGCCCGATATCGCGGCACAATTTCCTGCAGTATCGTGCGTATTTCGTTAAATAACAGCGCTTTATCGCTTTCGCTAAATTGACTGCCTTTCTCGAACAATTGTTGGATTGCCGGTCGCTCCCGACTGATCGGCCCCATCCAGCAGAGGTTATACCACACCTGCAAATCGCGAATATCCTGCACAGAAAACGCAGCCAACCTTGCGGCATCTGTGGCTTCGGTGGATCGATAGCGGTCACACAGCTCGCGGTATCGCGGATATGGATCGATCATATACGGTTCATACGCCAGGAAAAATGTGCTCAACATCTGTAATCGTTGAGAATCATCGAGTTTTTCCGGAGAAGGTTCGCTCAAATCCCACACAAGATCGCGGGTATTGTTATGTGCGTAATCTAGAATTTGCTGTGCAAGTGACGGTAAAATGTTAAACGTTTGGCGAATTTCCGGAAATTTTTCGGCAATCAAAAGGATATCCAGATAATCCCGGGTGGCGTGAAATCGCACCCAGGGCATTTGAAAAACACCCTGCGAATTTTTATAATACGGTTGGTGAAAATGCCACAAAAAGGCAATTTGCAACGGATGGTTTGCCATAACAATAATTTTCCGAAAGCTAAGATGAGCGCTGACGTTTCAAAAATCCGACAGCGAGTTGGCGTTCCCGGTGATTGAGTATTCCAAATATACAATAAAAAACGGCGACAGTCATCAACAGAATCCGCCAGCCAAATCCCGGTTGCAACAAATAAAATATCGCAAAAGCTGCGGCGATCAGCAACAGCATCCGGGAAACCCGCCCCCATTCAATTTTTAGCGGATAAATCCGGTTGGCAAACAGATAGATTGCGATCGTCATTGCCAGATAACTGAATAAAGTAGACCACGCCGCTCCCCAAAAACTGTTCAGCAACGGCAACAACCAAAGGTTCGCCAAAATATTGACAGCCGCACCGGTTCCGGTAAAAATGATCATGTATTGGGTTTTTTTGCGAATATAAAATCCGGGTGTCAGAATCACATAAATCCCGAAAAAATAATAGGATAACAAAATGATCGGAATAATTGGCGTGCCTGCCCAATAAGCTTTTTCGCTCAAAATATAGTATTCCCCAAAAAATGGGAACGTCAGTAAATCGCCGATAAAAAAGCTTACGACCAACGTAAACAACCCAATACTGGTCACATAATAGGTGAACACCCGCGCGTAAACATCCCGGGCATCCGGTTTGTTGGCAATTTTGAGAAAAAACGGCTGCCAGGCATTGCGAAACGCGGTTACCAGCATCAGCAAAATGGCACCGAAACGGTAATTCGCGCGATAAACAGCAACAGCCTCTTTGCTGAGCAGCGATTTTACCAGAAAATTATCCACCAGTTCGATGGTCATAAACGCAATACCGTTGGGCAGCAGCGGCAGCCCGAAAGCCAGCAGCGATTTTGCCAATTGCCAATCAATTTTCGGGCGAAGGTAGCGAAATAACACCGGCAGCATCACCAGCAAATTAATCAGCGCAGCGCCCAAACTGGTGTAAAAAATGCCCGGTACGCCATATTTTAAAACCACAACAAACAACACATTAAGCCCTAATTCCAGCAAAAATCGCAGGCTTTTGAACAATGTAAATTGAATGGATTTTTCTTCTGCGCGGAGCACGTTGTACGCCAGATTCGCATAAGCATCCACCAACGGAATAATTGCAGCAATGTGAATCAATCCAACCTGTGTCGGGTCGTCCATCAGCAATGCGGCGAGCTGTTCATCCATCAGCCAGATCACTGCGCTCATCGCGGAGCAAGTGACCAACAGCATCCAGAATGTTGCGGAAAACACCGATTTACGATCCTGATTATCGAGAAAAAAATAGCGCATCATCGCGGAATCCAGTCCCAACAAATAGAAAAAATTCATGAACGCGATGAAGGTATAAACCAGCACATAATTACTAAAATCTGATGTGGACGGGATATAATCGAAATTGGTGTAAATGGGGATCAGCAGCAACCCGGGCAATCGCTGCATGGCGGTGCTGATGGCATAAATTGCCGAATGGCGGGCGAGGTTGGAAATCTGGCGACGGAGGCTCATTCAGTGCGATCCTTACAGCTCAAATTTCAGACCGTCATACGCCAAATGGATATTTGGCGGCAGCTCGGCTTCGGTTTCGTCGTGCAAAATGGCGTGGGAAAGATGAGTGAAATACGTCTGTTCGGCACCGATTTTTTGCGCTTCCACTATCGCCTGATCAATGGTAAAATGGGTCGGGTGCGGCTTATGGCGCAGCGCACCTAAAATCAATATTTTCAATCCTTTCAACAGCACATAAGATGCTTCTGGAATTTCGCTGACATCTGTGCAATATGCAAAATCGCCAAAACGAAAGCCCAACACCGGAAGCCGTCCGTGCAGTAACGGCACGGGAATTACCGGCACACCGGCTACTGAAAACGGTTGTTCATCAATAATATTTACAGTTAAGCGCGGCAGGCTGGAAACATATTCGTGAACCTCAAATGCGTAGCGGAATATGCGCTGGATATTCGCGATTGTTTCGCTCATGCCATATAAAGGAATGCTCATTTTGTTCAGTAAATTGAAGCTCCGCAGGTCGTCCATCCCCAAAACGTGATCCACATGATGATGGGTGTAAAGCACGGCATCCAGTCGTTTAATGCCAGACCGAATCATTTGCTGACGGTAATCAGCGGAGGTGTCGATCAAAATTTCCCGGTCGCCGGTTTGGATATAACAGGAAGTTCGCAATCGTTTATCTTTGGAATTTTGCGATTGGCATACCCGGCAATCGCAACCAGCCATCGGAACGCCCATCGAAGTGCCACTGCCCAAAATTTCTATTTTCATGATTTTCCTGTATTTTCCCGAAAAGCCAAAATTTAAACCGCTTTGGGTGTATTCACAACTGCTTTTCAGATCGGGCGATGATTAACTTGCTGCCGCTTCCCGGTTCCAGATGATCAGCACCAACCAGAAAATAAAAATTTGCACAACTACCGGCCAATTTTCCGGCAAATCGATTTCCGATTTTCGCGAAAACGCACCCGTTGGGCGAATATTGCCGATTATTTCGCCATCTTTTTCGAGAACATATTCCCGTTTCCATACGGACACGCGTTTTAGCAAATATGCATCACCGTGAATGGTTAACTCAAATTGATTGCGAAAAGCGCTCGGTTTTTCTGCTTTAATGAAAACTTCATCGCCCATTTTTAGCAAAAATGCACCTTTCAACATTTTTTCCCGCTCGAAACGGTAGGTTTCACCCTCGATAATCAGATCCGCTGCTTCTTTAAATGTGGCGATATCCAAAAACGCGATCTCGCTGCCATCTTCACGAAAAATATGAAAATCACCGGAAAAAGCATGTTTTGGAATGGCTTTCAACATTTTCTGCTCCATTTGGTCATAATTTTTTTATAAACCCTATTCAGAAATTTCAAATTGTCAAAAAAATCGGGCACTAATTAATTTACATCTGAATTCTTCTGCCGAAAATACATTATTAGCAAAGTTAAACCCGTTAATTCTTCACAACACGGAGGTTTTATGAAGAATCGCTTCCATTTAATTTTCACAATTTTAATCATTTCCGCACTATTTTTCCCGATTAACGCACAGCTCGGATTACCGCAAGTAGAGGAAGTTTACGGCGGACGAATCACGGATATCGAAGTTGTCGCGCTCAATCCGGTAACTTCGCGGATTTTTATCACCACAGAAAGCGCAAATTCGATGTTTTATGCAGATGTTGACCATTCCAGCGGCACACCGGTTTTTGGTGCATTTACGACCATTGCCGATGTTGACACCAACGATGGATTTGGCAAAAATATCGAATCTGTTCGCGCAGATGGCGCATCCGGGCAAATATTTTTTACCCATCAACGCAATATTTATTCCGTTTCAACAACTGCCGGCTCGCTTTCAATGCTGAACAACAGTGTTTTGGCAATTGAAACGTACGACGGTAATTTGTATTTCGTGAAAGAAATAGGTGGTGGATTGGAGCTCCATTTTGGCGCTATTAACCCGGCCTCCGGCGTGTTTTCTGAACACTCGGATAGCCCGATTTCGATTGCCAGCTCATTTTCAACACCACCTCAGCAGAACACAGCTGTTCGCGTAAATCCAGCGAACGACAGCATTTACGTGTTTCTCGAAGGCTCCCCGTCTCAAATTTTTTGTTCGAACACAACTTACAACAGTTTGACTAGCGCCTCCCTTTTTACCGAACTTGATACCACAGGACTGGGTGTTGCAGACAATTACCGATCTTTCGGCATTGCACCGGACGGGCGGTTGTATATCGGTGGGCGCACCGGCGTTGAGCCCAATCATTTTAAGCGGGTTGCATTTTCCGATAACAACGGTGCAAGCTGGGATACACTGCGTGTTCCTTTTGGCGGCACCGATGGCCCGAATATCGAATGTGCTGGCAGCGGAGCAAATTATTCGGTGATGTTCGGTTCAAACATCGGTGTCAATCGGGGTGAAAACCCGACAGATTGGAACGGCTTTGGGTGGAATGGTTTCGAAACGCATGCGAATGACGGCACAGTTGCTTGCGATCCGCTAAACCCGAATGTCGTTTACATGACCACAGATCAGGGCATTGGCGCATCTACCGATCGCGGTGAAACAATTTTTGAAATTGACGAAGGCGTTGAGGCTGTGCAAGTTAACGATTTTGATATGAACACGGCAAAAACCATCGGTTGGACAGCATCAAAATCCGGGATTCGACGGGTTGAAAACTATGCTTCTGCCAGCGAAAATTGGCGAATAATGTTTCCAATGGGAGATGGCTCGCCATATTATTCGATCGCAATGGACCAATCCGATTCAACTGGAAATACGGCTTACGCCGGAAATGTTCGCGTTTACAAAACCACCGATGGCGGCTTCAGTTGGGACCGCATTTTTGATGTTCAAGATCCGTCATGGGGATTCAGTTTCTGGAGTTACATTTCCAGCATCAAGATCCACCCGGAAAACAACGAAGTTGTAATAATCGGTGTAAACTCGCCGGACAACGGTGTCAAAGGTGGCATTTTTTGGACGGAAGATGGTGGCTCAACCTGGGATAAACTGGATACAACCCCGTACAACACTGAGGTTCTGGATTTTGAATTCGTTTACAACTCAGATAGCACCACAACAATTTACGTTGCCTGCGAATATGTTAGCGATGGAACAAGCTCGTCATATGGCGTAAAAAAAATAACTTACGATCCTTCGGTTGGCGTACCGGTTTTTGAAAATAGCATGATTGGCGAAACAGGAACAGTGATTACCAATTTTGGCGCACGCGATCTCGCACACAATGATGCCGGTGATATATTTGTCGCCGGAAACAATGGCGCAACGGATGAACCGCGCGTTTATGTAAAATATGCCGATTCGACCCATTGGGAAATGTTACCGACTGCAACGCTGCCCGGAATTGGTCGTGTTCCCGCAATCACGGTTGGCGAAACACCCGATGGAAATCAAACACCATTTATTGCCGTAGATTCGAATATCTATTATTTAGATGTAAATACCTGGAAATTGGGATTTTCTTACCCGATCGGTATGGATATTAATGTGTTGTTTTGGGATGATTTGCTGGTTGGCACCGGCACTGGTTTATACGGTCACTTTTTCAACAGCACAACCGGGCTCGATGATAAAAGAGATATTGCTACTCCCAACACATTTCATCTGACTCAAAATTTTCCGAATCCGTTCAACCCTAAAACCACCATTCGTTACGAGATTCCATTTTCGGCGCGGGTAAAGCTTTCCATTTTCAATATTGCGGGACAGGAAGTTGATATTTTAGTAAATGAAATGCAACCTGCGAATACATACTCGGTTTCGTGGAATGCGGGCAAATTCCCGTCCGGGGTATATTTTTACCGGCTGGAAACTTTTTCAGCAAATCCTAAAAACAGCAATTTCAGCGAAGTTCGCAAGATGATCTTGCTCAAATAAACTATTGTTTTAGAACAAAAAAAAAGCCCTGCTAAAACAGGGCTTTTTTTGCACAAAAATTTTTCAGAAAAGTTTTTAGGCTTTATTTTTTGAAGAATATTTGCAACCCTTCGGTGCAATTTCGGCACATTTCAATCTGATCCCGGTGCGATATAACCTTTTTGCGGAAATCATGATATTCTTCCCCATTCCATACCGATGCAAAATCCTGTTTATTTAAATCTCCCAATTTGAACCAAGCATCTTTGTCAAAACAGCAGGGAATTACCGTTTTATCCCAGGTCATTGCGGAGCCGTACCAAATTTTTTTGCAATACCCGGAATATGAACCTTTCAATTGGAATTTGCCGTCTACTTTTTTATAACGCCGATATTTGGGATTTTTTGGCAAAGTAGCCTCTGCATTATCAAAATCGTAAATCTGTGGCGATTTGAATACAACCCGGTCAACACCCAATTGTTTACCCAGTTTTTGGATATCTTGCATCTCGTGCTCATTGTGTTGCATTACAATAAATTGCAAATCTGCTCTTGGGAACATCTTCCCCTGTCGCTTTCGTGAAGCCATAAATTGCTCAATCCCCCGGATTACCCGGTGAAAATGTCCCGCCTGCCGGTAAATTTTATAAGTTTCTTCTGTTGCTCCATCAACAGATAAAATTAAACGCCCCAACTTGCTTGCGGCCAGTGCTTCTGCAAATTCAGGATTTGCCAACCGAGTTCCGTTTGTGCTGATCACGGTAAATATACCTTTATCATATGCATAATCGATCATATCAATAATTTCCGGATTGATAAAGGATTCACCTTGAAAAAACAACAACAGAACCCAGGTGTGATCGGCAATTTCATCTATCACAACCTTATATTCAGCAAAAGTCATATTGTCCTGCGGACGCAACAGCGTTTTCAATCCAACCGGGCATTGCGGACATCGTAAATTACAAATTGCCGTTGGTTCAATGATAAATGTGTATGGCTTGCCCCAAACAAAATATTTTCCGGTTAATCGAGATAATGCATACGATGAAAGTATTTTGCATGCATTGATAAATTTTGAGAAGCTCCATAATGGTAATAAATAGCTGATATATGACAACATGCGATGATCTCTATAATTGAAACTGGATGAGCTGGACAAAAAAAAAGGACATTTACGGTTAGTTAATGTCCAAAAAAATAAAAGGCGACGAGGCTTATTTAAAATAATTTAGGAGGGAGGTTTCTAAGGAGAGACCCCGTCGCCTGATTATTAACTTAATTAATTTTCATGTACTACACAAGATATTCTTTGGTTTTGCGTATTTTTTCAACTTTTGCAACAAACCCTGAACTGTTGTAATTATTGAACTTAGAACTTTTTCAGAAACCATTGTTTTATGTATTAGAATATTTCATATTAAAATTATCAATTGCTTCAACCAAAAGTAAAATCGGTTTTATGCTTAAAATACAAATGGTTTTGCAGCATTTGGGAAAATATAATGTATCTCTAAAATACTCCAGCGATCATCAATTTCTACAATTGTTGCCTGTAGAATATCCCCTTTTTTCAACCGGTTGAAAATTCTGGCGTTTAATTCCACATTTTCCATGTTACTGGTTAATTGCAAATTAATCAAATTACAGCTAGTGTCCTGCGATCTGTTTAATTTTGTAATTTCAAAGAACCCACTTTGTTGATGATGTTCATCATCGTCACGAATTAATAAAATTTCAAACAAATTATAACTTTTTAAATATTCATTTAGCGCCTTAACAACCCTCGGAACATCTGTTTTTACAGTTTCATAATATTGAACAAAATTTTTTTTCAGATCTATATGGTATTCGTTTGCTAACCAGGTTACAAAACGTGCCAGGTTTTGAAAGATCCGGCTAAAATGCGGTTCGCGTTCCTGGGCAAAATTTTTAACCAACCAGACGGACATAAACTCGAGAATATGTTCGTGGTTTATTTCATAAACATTATTTAAACCGATATGCTCGGACAGGTATTCTTCGAAAAGTTCGATATCGCAAGCGACACAGCCCATATCTTCAGATGGATTTTTCGACTGGTCATCCACAAATTTTTGGATCACCTGATGGATATCTTCGTAATAGGGCGTTGTATTTTCCCACTCAGACTCGAACTCATAATCGTCATCGCGCTGCTGCCATTCGTTGCCTTCTTTATAATCTTCCTCAACGGACAACAACTCTTCAAAATGATCCAATGCGGATTCGTTCAAACGCAGTAACAATGTACTTTCCTCTCGCCGGACAAAATCGATCATCACATCAACAGTAAATTCAGCAAGTTCGATAAGATCCAAATCATCCTCATCGAATTCGATCCCTTTTTCTTCATAATAAAACTGTAGCAAAGTGTCTAATATGGTGTGATGCAACAAATCGACAGGTGAGATCAATCCGGCAAAATATACATCCTCGCTCAACAACAGACGAATTCTTTCTGCTCTGTCCATGAGCATTCGTTCATCTTCCTCATCCAGGCTATGACCAAACAAGTGATTTTCCAATGATTTAATATCGTGTTTTTTATCGTCGAAGTCTTCATCAAGAAAATATTCGAAACTATCACCCAGTGTAAAACACAAAGTTCCAAGGCTTTCAAATGATAAATGTAAACGAAAATCTGCGCCTCTTCGTTTAAAAAAACGTTGCTCAAGCTGATTACCAAGTTGGTTGACCATTAGGAAAATAAAATAATCCAGTTTGGTCATTTCATAAATTTCTTTATCCCAACTTTCGAGAAACTCTCTGGCGGATATAAACGTTTTTTGGAACCGCTCCGACAATTATTCGACCTCCAAATCATTTTGTCGTGTCAATTTA of Calditrichia bacterium contains these proteins:
- a CDS encoding radical SAM protein — its product is MLSYISYLLPLWSFSKFINACKILSSYALSRLTGKYFVWGKPYTFIIEPTAICNLRCPQCPVGLKTLLRPQDNMTFAEYKVVIDEIADHTWVLLLFFQGESFINPEIIDMIDYAYDKGIFTVISTNGTRLANPEFAEALAASKLGRLILSVDGATEETYKIYRQAGHFHRVIRGIEQFMASRKRQGKMFPRADLQFIVMQHNEHEMQDIQKLGKQLGVDRVVFKSPQIYDFDNAEATLPKNPKYRRYKKVDGKFQLKGSYSGYCKKIWYGSAMTWDKTVIPCCFDKDAWFKLGDLNKQDFASVWNGEEYHDFRKKVISHRDQIEMCRNCTEGLQIFFKK